The genomic segment AACCCCAACTGTTCCACCATAGCTCTGGTCCTAACCCTTAAACCCATATACGACCAGTATGACATTAACCGGGTGTACGTATCAACCATGCAGGCAGTATCCGGAGCAGGTTACAATGGAGTGCCCTCCATGGCCATCCTGGACAATCTTGTACCCTTCATAGGAGAAGAGGAAGAGAAGATGGAGGAAGAGACCCTCTACATCCTGGGAGATTTCGATGGTGAAAATGTTGAATCAGCCTCCTTTGGCCTCAGCACATCCTGTCACCGGGTTCCAGTAGTGGATGGTCATACTGAAGCAGTATTCATGGAGATGGATCAGGAATTTGACTTGGAAGACATCAAAAAATCCTTAAAAAACTTTAAAGGGCTACCACAGAAGCTGGATCTTTTCTCTGCACCTGAAAAACCAGTAATAGTACGTGAAGAAGACAACCGACCACAACCCCGAATGGATCGTATGAGAGAAAAAGGAATGGCAGTGACTGTGGGAAGGTTACGAAGGGATGCTAACATAGCCCACAGTCTTAAATATGTACTTTTAGGCCATAATACTATCCGTGGAGCTGCTGGAGCATCTATACTAAAT from the Methanobacteriaceae archaeon genome contains:
- the asd gene encoding aspartate-semialdehyde dehydrogenase, producing the protein MVNVGILGATGMVGQRFIQLLDNHPKFEITALTASQRSAGKKYQDAVTWHMDTPIPEAVENTVVVDTDPRQVKDVEIVFSALPASNAAVVEPKFAEAGMKVASNASAMRMEPDVPLVIPEVNPEHLDLIEVQQKRRGWDGFIVTNPNCSTIALVLTLKPIYDQYDINRVYVSTMQAVSGAGYNGVPSMAILDNLVPFIGEEEEKMEEETLYILGDFDGENVESASFGLSTSCHRVPVVDGHTEAVFMEMDQEFDLEDIKKSLKNFKGLPQKLDLFSAPEKPVIVREEDNRPQPRMDRMREKGMAVTVGRLRRDANIAHSLKYVLLGHNTIRGAAGASILNAELIAEIM